A DNA window from Allokutzneria albata contains the following coding sequences:
- a CDS encoding DeoR/GlpR family DNA-binding transcription regulator, protein MLPQRRHSEILRCLSREGSATVSTLAELLDASPATIRRDLICLERDGVLTRVHGGAMISPDAEPPFDYAAGEDLADKDAVAKAAAAMVADGEVLLLDIGTTTHRLAAHLHGRSVTVMTSNLAVYEELVSDHAVQLILLGGVVRRNYRSMVGFLTEDALRQVRANRLFLGTAGVRPDGSVMDDTVVEVPQKRAMLAAADQVVLLADAAKFPGAGLARICGPDEVNVLVTNTGADERTLNTMGEAGVEVVRA, encoded by the coding sequence GTGCTCCCACAGCGGCGACACTCGGAGATCCTGCGCTGCCTGTCGCGGGAAGGTTCGGCCACCGTCAGCACCCTCGCGGAACTGCTGGACGCCAGCCCGGCCACCATCCGCCGCGACCTGATCTGCCTGGAGCGCGACGGCGTGCTGACCAGGGTGCACGGCGGGGCGATGATCAGCCCGGACGCCGAGCCGCCCTTCGACTACGCCGCGGGCGAGGACCTCGCGGACAAGGACGCCGTCGCGAAGGCGGCCGCGGCCATGGTCGCCGACGGCGAGGTGCTGCTGCTGGACATCGGCACCACCACCCACCGCCTGGCAGCGCACCTGCACGGGCGGTCGGTCACCGTCATGACGAGCAACCTCGCTGTCTACGAGGAACTGGTCAGCGACCACGCGGTGCAGCTCATCCTGCTCGGCGGCGTGGTGCGGCGGAACTACCGGTCGATGGTCGGCTTCCTGACCGAGGACGCGCTGCGCCAGGTGCGGGCGAACCGGCTGTTCCTGGGTACCGCGGGGGTGCGCCCGGACGGCTCGGTCATGGACGACACCGTGGTCGAGGTGCCGCAGAAGCGGGCCATGCTCGCCGCGGCCGACCAGGTGGTGCTGCTCGCCGACGCGGCGAAGTTCCCCGGCGCGGGGCTGGCCAGGATCTGCGGGCCGGACGAGGTGAACGTCCTGGTCACCAACACCGGGGCGGACGAGCGGACGCTGAACACGATGGGCGAGGCCGGGGTGGAGGTAGTGCGCGCATGA
- a CDS encoding carbohydrate ABC transporter permease produces the protein MRASRLERFGTYAVLAVFTAYALYPVLAILFTALRPEVVGQGGVHWENFVKAWHEGNFGSYLGTSAIVSGSVVVISVVLSVLAGYAFGTMRFRGHQVLFYVMLLGIMVPAEAIVVPLYFDLRDLGLTNSYLALIAPQVAQSVAFGAFWMRTYFSSTSRSVVEAARLDGAGHWQTLWRVLLPMGRPALVTLVVMVFMWTWNEFLLALVMVTDEALRTAPLGLRFFSGRAVTSVPLLAAASVLVALPVVLVYLFLQRHFIRGMLDGAVKG, from the coding sequence ATGAGGGCTTCCCGACTGGAGCGCTTCGGCACGTACGCGGTTCTGGCGGTGTTCACCGCGTACGCGCTCTACCCGGTGCTGGCCATCCTGTTCACCGCGCTGCGGCCGGAGGTCGTCGGCCAGGGCGGAGTCCACTGGGAGAACTTCGTCAAGGCGTGGCACGAGGGCAACTTCGGCAGCTACCTCGGCACCAGTGCCATCGTCAGCGGCAGCGTCGTGGTCATCTCCGTCGTGCTGTCCGTGCTCGCCGGATACGCCTTCGGCACCATGCGTTTCCGCGGTCACCAGGTGCTGTTCTACGTGATGCTGCTCGGAATCATGGTGCCCGCCGAGGCGATCGTCGTGCCGTTGTACTTCGACCTTCGCGACCTCGGGCTGACCAACTCCTACCTCGCGCTGATCGCGCCCCAGGTCGCGCAGTCGGTCGCGTTCGGCGCGTTCTGGATGCGCACCTACTTCAGCTCCACCTCGCGGTCGGTGGTGGAGGCGGCCCGGCTCGACGGCGCGGGGCACTGGCAGACGCTGTGGCGCGTGCTGCTGCCGATGGGCCGCCCCGCGCTCGTCACGCTGGTCGTCATGGTCTTCATGTGGACCTGGAACGAGTTCCTGCTCGCGTTGGTCATGGTGACCGACGAAGCACTGCGCACCGCCCCGCTCGGGCTGCGGTTCTTCTCCGGGCGCGCGGTGACCAGTGTGCCGCTGTTGGCCGCCGCGTCGGTGCTCGTCGCACTGCCGGTGGTGCTTGTCTACCTGTTCCTGCAACGACATTTCATCCGGGGAATGCTTGACGGTGCCGTGAAGGGGTGA
- a CDS encoding extracellular solute-binding protein, producing the protein MTLGACAPGSGSVGDRPADRPAGEVRTDPATMGKVTLTVWDQEVRGGQEKQITALNDAFQRKYPNITIKRVARSFDDLRSTVKLGLTGAEAPDVVQVNNGKQDMGSFVKAGLLQPLDGYATAHKWTQRMPESVLRLAKYPDSGAVLGEGKLYGVPQTGELVGLFYNKEKLTKLGIQPPKTWEDFDAALAAAKRAGELPIQFGNLEKSSGSYLFSLAMHRYGKAEEETRLATGRDGVSWNTEANKQAARLLLSWADNGYFPQGYAGIKSDDSWAAFARGEGLFHVSGTWLTADIQAAMGDKVGFQLPPGQTVTGGTGLPFAVSARSKNPDAAAAYIDFITNADAMKVLADNGNLPATEADKQAATGLTKDVFTAWQTASRSTQLVPYLDYATVTAYDTVTGAIEQLLAKRHTVDQFLTVLQDDLDKGRGGR; encoded by the coding sequence GTGACATTGGGGGCCTGCGCCCCGGGGTCGGGGTCGGTCGGCGATCGACCGGCCGACCGCCCGGCCGGGGAGGTCCGCACCGATCCGGCCACCATGGGCAAGGTGACGCTGACCGTCTGGGACCAGGAGGTCCGCGGCGGCCAGGAGAAGCAGATCACCGCGCTGAACGACGCCTTCCAGCGGAAGTACCCGAACATCACGATCAAGCGCGTCGCCCGGTCCTTCGACGACCTGCGCAGCACGGTGAAGCTCGGGCTGACCGGAGCCGAGGCACCCGATGTCGTACAGGTCAACAACGGCAAGCAGGACATGGGCTCGTTCGTGAAAGCCGGTCTGCTGCAACCGCTCGACGGGTACGCGACGGCGCACAAGTGGACCCAGCGGATGCCCGAGTCCGTGCTGCGGCTGGCGAAGTACCCGGACAGCGGCGCGGTGCTCGGCGAGGGCAAGCTCTACGGCGTTCCGCAGACCGGTGAGCTGGTCGGCCTGTTCTACAACAAGGAGAAGCTGACCAAGCTCGGCATCCAGCCGCCGAAGACCTGGGAGGACTTCGACGCCGCACTCGCCGCGGCCAAGCGCGCGGGGGAGCTGCCGATCCAGTTCGGCAACCTGGAGAAGAGCAGCGGCAGCTACCTGTTCAGCCTCGCCATGCACCGCTACGGCAAGGCGGAGGAGGAGACGCGGCTCGCGACCGGTCGCGACGGAGTCTCGTGGAACACCGAGGCCAACAAGCAGGCCGCGCGGTTGTTGTTGTCCTGGGCGGACAACGGCTACTTCCCGCAGGGCTACGCGGGCATCAAGTCCGACGACTCGTGGGCGGCGTTCGCCAGGGGAGAGGGCCTGTTCCACGTCAGCGGCACCTGGCTGACCGCGGACATCCAGGCGGCCATGGGTGACAAGGTCGGTTTCCAGCTGCCTCCCGGCCAGACGGTCACCGGCGGGACGGGTCTGCCGTTCGCGGTCAGCGCACGCAGCAAGAACCCGGACGCCGCGGCGGCCTACATCGACTTCATCACCAACGCCGACGCGATGAAGGTGTTGGCGGACAACGGGAACCTGCCCGCGACCGAAGCGGACAAGCAGGCGGCGACCGGGCTCACCAAGGACGTGTTCACCGCCTGGCAGACGGCATCGCGTTCGACGCAGTTGGTGCCGTACCTGGACTACGCGACGGTGACCGCCTACGACACGGTGACCGGTGCGATCGAACAGCTGCTGGCCAAGCGGCACACGGTCGACCAGTTCCTGACGGTGTTGCAGGACGACCTGGACAAGGGCCGTGGCGGTCGCTGA
- a CDS encoding carbohydrate ABC transporter permease: MAVAEPRRVGYLYILPALLVYGLFLLFPLLHSGWISLFSWDGLTLGTFVGLDNYAALARDVGFLSAFGHVAVLLVFFAVLPVSIGLVLATALSRTRIRGMAFFRTALFLPQVVAMVVVAIAWQRIFAPDGALNDLLRFVGLDGLVTAWLGDSGTALIAVGLVGTWVQTGLAVVLFLGGIGKISGELFDAVRLDGGGVVREFRTVVLPALRAEIGVALTLTVIAALRTFDLVYVMTPQGGPGGSTTVPSYEIYHRAFHSGQVGSAAAIGITLTALAFLITFGITKVTGRDR; this comes from the coding sequence GTGGCGGTCGCTGAGCCAAGGCGCGTCGGTTACCTCTACATCCTCCCGGCGCTGCTCGTCTACGGGTTGTTCCTGCTGTTCCCCTTGCTGCACAGCGGATGGATCTCGCTGTTCTCCTGGGACGGGCTGACCCTCGGCACGTTCGTCGGGCTGGACAACTACGCGGCGCTGGCCCGCGACGTCGGGTTCCTGTCCGCGTTCGGGCACGTCGCGGTGCTGCTGGTGTTCTTCGCGGTGCTGCCGGTGAGCATCGGTCTCGTCCTCGCGACTGCGTTGTCCCGCACCAGGATTCGCGGCATGGCGTTCTTCCGGACGGCCTTGTTCCTGCCGCAGGTCGTCGCGATGGTCGTCGTCGCGATCGCGTGGCAGCGGATCTTCGCCCCGGACGGCGCGCTCAACGACCTGCTGCGGTTCGTCGGGCTCGACGGTCTGGTCACCGCGTGGCTCGGCGACTCGGGCACCGCGCTGATCGCGGTCGGGCTCGTGGGCACCTGGGTGCAGACCGGGCTCGCGGTGGTGCTCTTCCTCGGCGGCATCGGCAAGATCTCCGGGGAGCTGTTCGACGCCGTCCGCCTCGACGGCGGCGGTGTGGTCAGGGAGTTCCGGACGGTCGTGCTGCCCGCGCTGCGCGCCGAGATCGGGGTGGCCCTGACGCTGACCGTGATCGCGGCACTGCGCACCTTCGACCTGGTGTACGTGATGACCCCGCAGGGCGGTCCAGGCGGGTCGACGACCGTGCCGTCCTACGAGATCTACCACCGCGCGTTCCACAGTGGACAGGTCGGATCGGCCGCGGCCATCGGGATCACGCTCACCGCACTCGCGTTCTTGATCACCTTCGGCATCACGAAGGTCACGGGGAGGGATCGCTGA
- a CDS encoding 3-hydroxyacyl-CoA dehydrogenase NAD-binding domain-containing protein, producing the protein MTETIRWESGQDGIVVLTLDDPEQQANTMNERYQRSMAETVERLHAERENITGVILTSAKKTFFAGGDLKDLGRIQPENAQQAFDAAQGVKAALRKLETLGRPVVAALNGAALGGGLEIALATHHRIALDNPKARFGLPEVTLGLLPGGGGVVRTVRMLGIVDALMKVLLQGKQMRAQEAKEVGLIDEIVATPEEMLARAREWIKANPEAVQPWDVKGYKIPGGTPSNPKFAANLPAFPANLRKQLKGAPMPAPRNILAAAVEGAQVDFDTALRIETRYFVDLATGQVAKNMIKAFFFDLQHANSGGSRPKDVPAWQATKVAVLGAGMMGAGIAYVCAKSGMEVVLKDVSVESAEKGKAYSQRILDKAVSRGRSTVEAREEVLARIKPTADVADLDGCDLVIEAVFENTALKHKVFGEIEDVVAPTALLASNTSTLPITGLAEGVKRRKDFVGLHFFSPVDKMPLVEIVVGEQTSDEALARAVDVVRQIRKTPIVVNDSRGFFTSRVIGTFLNEGVAMLAEGYSPSTIEQVSSQAGYPAPVLQLMDELTLTLPRKIRNETKQAVIDAGGTWTPHPGEAVIDRMVEEFGREGRAAGAGFYEYAEDPLAGSSNGTGGKRLRLWPGLVEAFPVRHTDDVPFQDLVERLLFIEALETVRCVEEGVITSVPDANIGSIMGIGFPPWTGGVLQYINGYEGGPKGFLARAEELAERYGDRFTPPALLRTKADTGAIFE; encoded by the coding sequence ATGACTGAGACCATTCGCTGGGAGTCCGGCCAGGACGGCATCGTCGTCCTCACCCTCGACGACCCGGAGCAGCAGGCCAACACGATGAACGAGCGCTACCAGCGCTCCATGGCCGAGACCGTCGAGCGGCTGCACGCCGAGCGGGAGAACATCACCGGCGTCATCCTCACCTCGGCCAAGAAGACCTTCTTCGCCGGCGGCGACCTCAAGGACCTCGGCCGCATCCAGCCGGAGAACGCGCAGCAGGCGTTCGACGCCGCGCAGGGCGTGAAGGCCGCGCTGCGCAAGCTGGAGACGCTGGGCCGTCCCGTCGTGGCCGCCCTCAACGGTGCCGCGCTCGGTGGTGGCCTGGAGATCGCGCTGGCCACGCACCACCGCATCGCGCTGGACAACCCCAAGGCGCGCTTCGGCCTGCCCGAGGTCACCCTCGGCCTGCTGCCCGGTGGTGGCGGTGTCGTGCGCACCGTGCGGATGCTCGGCATCGTGGACGCGCTGATGAAGGTCCTGTTGCAGGGCAAGCAGATGCGCGCGCAGGAGGCCAAGGAGGTCGGCCTCATCGACGAGATCGTGGCCACGCCGGAGGAGATGCTGGCGCGGGCGCGTGAGTGGATCAAGGCGAACCCGGAGGCCGTGCAGCCCTGGGACGTCAAGGGCTACAAGATCCCCGGCGGCACCCCGTCCAACCCGAAGTTCGCGGCGAACCTGCCCGCGTTCCCGGCCAACCTGCGCAAGCAGCTCAAGGGCGCCCCGATGCCCGCGCCGCGCAACATCCTGGCCGCAGCGGTGGAGGGCGCGCAGGTCGACTTCGACACCGCGCTGCGGATCGAGACCCGCTACTTCGTCGACCTGGCGACCGGCCAGGTGGCGAAGAACATGATCAAGGCGTTCTTCTTCGACCTGCAGCACGCCAACTCCGGCGGCAGCAGGCCGAAGGACGTCCCCGCCTGGCAGGCCACCAAGGTCGCGGTGCTCGGCGCGGGCATGATGGGCGCGGGAATCGCCTACGTGTGCGCGAAGTCCGGTATGGAGGTCGTGCTCAAGGACGTCTCCGTCGAGAGCGCGGAGAAGGGCAAGGCGTACTCGCAGAGGATCCTCGACAAGGCCGTCTCCCGTGGACGGTCCACTGTGGAGGCTCGCGAGGAGGTGCTCGCCCGGATCAAGCCCACCGCCGACGTCGCCGACCTCGACGGCTGCGACCTGGTGATCGAGGCCGTCTTCGAGAACACCGCGCTCAAGCACAAGGTCTTCGGCGAGATCGAGGACGTCGTCGCGCCGACCGCGCTGCTGGCGTCCAACACCTCGACGCTGCCGATCACCGGCCTGGCCGAGGGGGTCAAGCGCCGCAAGGACTTCGTCGGCCTGCACTTCTTCTCCCCGGTGGACAAGATGCCGCTGGTGGAGATCGTCGTCGGCGAGCAGACCTCGGACGAGGCGCTGGCCCGCGCGGTGGACGTGGTCCGGCAGATCCGCAAGACGCCCATCGTGGTCAACGACAGCCGGGGCTTCTTCACCAGCCGGGTCATCGGCACCTTCCTCAACGAGGGCGTCGCGATGCTCGCCGAGGGCTACAGCCCCTCGACCATCGAGCAGGTGTCCTCGCAGGCGGGCTACCCCGCGCCGGTGCTGCAGCTGATGGACGAGCTGACGCTGACCCTGCCGCGCAAGATCCGCAACGAGACCAAGCAGGCCGTCATCGACGCGGGCGGCACCTGGACGCCGCACCCCGGCGAGGCCGTGATCGACCGCATGGTCGAGGAGTTCGGCCGCGAGGGCCGTGCCGCGGGCGCGGGCTTCTACGAGTACGCCGAAGACCCGCTTGCGGGGTCGAGCAACGGCACAGGCGGAAAGCGCCTCCGTCTCTGGCCCGGGCTCGTGGAGGCGTTCCCGGTGCGGCACACCGACGACGTGCCGTTCCAGGACCTCGTGGAGCGCCTGCTGTTCATCGAGGCGCTGGAGACCGTGCGCTGCGTCGAGGAGGGCGTGATCACCTCGGTCCCGGACGCGAACATCGGCTCGATCATGGGCATCGGCTTCCCGCCGTGGACCGGTGGTGTGCTCCAGTACATCAACGGCTACGAGGGCGGTCCGAAGGGTTTCCTGGCCCGCGCCGAGGAGCTGGCCGAGCGCTACGGCGACCGCTTCACCCCGCCTGCGCTGCTGCGCACCAAGGCCGACACCGGCGCGATCTTCGAGTGA
- a CDS encoding carbohydrate kinase family protein, with translation MDHQPPHGPHDERHDHDHVEIEVDLDAGAQFPGEPPALDVLLSGTVFLDIIFTGLPHLPRTGTEIWSTGLGSSPGGIANLAVALSRLQLRTGLAAAFGEDVYGDFCWDVLANQEKVDLAHSRRFYGWHSPLTVSMAVNKDRSMVTHGHPAPIGADELLNPPPRTRACFVHVDLHSDNWVKQAKRDGSLLFADVGWDPSEKWAPSMLRELLDGYDVFLPNSVEATRYSRTEDPKAAARALAEIVPVVVVTRGGEGAVAVDSRTGEEAEVGGLNVNALDPTGAGDVFGAGFVFGTLAGWPLADRVHFANLCAALSVQHFGGSLSAPGWCDIAMWWRALSCRPDDGLRGYHFLDDLLPSHGCATVRRASATIGLRGNP, from the coding sequence GTGGATCATCAGCCGCCCCATGGCCCACACGACGAGCGCCACGATCACGATCACGTCGAGATCGAGGTGGACCTCGACGCGGGCGCGCAGTTCCCCGGTGAACCCCCTGCCCTGGACGTGCTGCTGTCCGGCACGGTGTTCCTCGACATCATCTTCACCGGCCTGCCGCACCTGCCGAGGACCGGAACCGAGATCTGGTCGACCGGCCTGGGCTCCAGCCCCGGCGGGATCGCCAACCTCGCGGTCGCGCTGAGCAGGCTCCAGCTCAGGACCGGGCTGGCCGCGGCCTTCGGCGAGGACGTCTACGGCGACTTCTGCTGGGACGTGCTGGCCAACCAGGAGAAGGTCGACCTCGCCCACTCCCGCCGCTTCTACGGCTGGCACTCGCCGCTGACGGTGTCCATGGCGGTCAACAAGGACCGGAGCATGGTCACGCACGGCCACCCGGCCCCGATCGGCGCGGACGAGCTGCTCAACCCGCCGCCGCGGACCCGGGCCTGCTTCGTGCACGTGGACCTGCACAGCGACAACTGGGTCAAGCAGGCCAAGCGGGACGGCTCGCTGCTGTTCGCCGACGTCGGCTGGGACCCGAGCGAGAAGTGGGCGCCGTCGATGCTGCGCGAACTGCTCGACGGCTACGACGTGTTCCTGCCCAACTCCGTCGAGGCCACCCGCTACAGCCGCACCGAGGACCCGAAGGCGGCCGCGCGCGCCCTCGCCGAGATCGTCCCCGTGGTCGTGGTGACCAGGGGCGGGGAGGGCGCCGTCGCGGTGGACTCGCGCACCGGCGAGGAGGCCGAGGTCGGCGGGCTCAACGTGAACGCGCTCGACCCGACCGGCGCCGGTGACGTCTTCGGCGCGGGCTTCGTGTTCGGCACGCTGGCCGGCTGGCCGCTGGCGGACCGGGTGCACTTCGCCAACCTCTGCGCGGCGTTGTCCGTGCAGCACTTCGGCGGATCGCTGTCGGCGCCGGGCTGGTGCGACATCGCCATGTGGTGGCGGGCGCTGAGCTGCCGCCCGGACGACGGCCTCCGCGGCTACCACTTCCTCGACGACCTGCTGCCCAGCCACGGGTGCGCCACCGTGCGCAGGGCCAGCGCCACCATCGGACTGCGCGGTAATCCCTAG
- a CDS encoding serine/threonine-protein kinase, with product MTSTRTGHVIGGRYRLVAELGAGGFGRVWRARDEALDVDVAIKELRLLPGMSEAEQAERLARATREARNAARLRKHENIVAIHDVVVENGLPCIVMELVDGCSLDQHIKAHGPLPVDQAAHVATALLTAIGAAHREGVVHRDIKPANVMLASDGKVLLTDFGTAVHTTDTTLTATGMIVGSPEYTAPERLHGTDGLPASDLFSLGATLYQAVEGVSPFRRDTSTAALTAVLLEQPPEPARAGRLTPLITRLLDKDPGARPTIAQALAATAEQPTAHVHARRATRVLTARAPEGTPKMWQGKGVAVLMALIIALGVVGLTGSDEGWDRLDRYLGREEPSAVAALVMIIADAVLVGALCAGVARFVPRAAGQTVTIVVGITGFLVGGVAAASAFNGLMLILWDLVSGAYEGAVLVLTVLVLIAVGWAWEVRKSRRPNPGTTDARGTIPN from the coding sequence ATGACATCGACGCGGACCGGTCACGTGATCGGCGGGCGCTACCGGTTGGTCGCCGAACTGGGGGCCGGCGGGTTCGGGCGGGTCTGGCGGGCCCGTGACGAGGCCCTCGACGTCGATGTGGCGATCAAGGAGCTGCGGCTGCTGCCGGGGATGTCGGAGGCCGAACAGGCCGAGCGTCTGGCGCGCGCCACGCGCGAGGCCCGCAACGCCGCCCGGTTGCGCAAGCACGAGAACATCGTCGCCATCCACGACGTCGTCGTCGAGAACGGCCTGCCCTGCATCGTCATGGAACTGGTCGACGGCTGCTCGCTGGACCAGCACATCAAGGCGCACGGCCCGCTGCCGGTGGACCAGGCCGCGCACGTCGCCACGGCGCTGCTGACGGCGATCGGCGCGGCGCACCGGGAAGGTGTCGTGCACCGCGACATCAAGCCGGCCAACGTGATGCTCGCCTCCGACGGCAAGGTCCTGCTCACCGATTTCGGGACCGCGGTCCACACCACCGACACCACCCTGACCGCGACCGGGATGATCGTCGGCTCGCCGGAGTACACCGCCCCGGAGCGGCTGCACGGCACGGACGGACTCCCGGCCAGCGACCTGTTCTCCCTGGGCGCGACCCTGTACCAGGCCGTGGAGGGCGTCTCGCCGTTCCGCCGCGACACCTCGACCGCGGCGCTGACCGCTGTCCTGCTGGAGCAGCCACCGGAGCCGGCCCGAGCCGGCAGGCTCACCCCGCTCATCACCCGGCTGCTGGACAAGGACCCGGGCGCCAGGCCGACGATCGCCCAGGCACTGGCCGCGACCGCCGAGCAGCCGACCGCCCACGTCCACGCGCGGCGGGCCACCAGGGTTCTCACCGCCCGTGCACCCGAGGGGACCCCGAAGATGTGGCAGGGCAAGGGCGTCGCCGTGCTGATGGCGCTCATCATCGCCCTCGGCGTCGTCGGCCTCACGGGTTCCGACGAGGGCTGGGATCGGCTCGACCGCTACCTGGGCCGCGAAGAGCCGAGCGCCGTCGCCGCGCTCGTCATGATCATCGCCGACGCCGTGCTGGTCGGCGCGCTGTGCGCCGGGGTCGCCCGGTTCGTGCCCCGGGCTGCCGGCCAGACCGTCACCATTGTCGTCGGCATCACCGGCTTCCTCGTCGGCGGCGTCGCCGCCGCTTCCGCCTTCAACGGCCTCATGCTGATCCTCTGGGACCTGGTGAGCGGCGCCTACGAGGGCGCGGTGCTGGTGCTCACCGTCCTCGTTCTCATCGCGGTCGGCTGGGCCTGGGAGGTGCGGAAGTCGCGACGCCCGAATCCCGGCACGACGGACGCCCGCGGCACGATCCCCAACTAG
- a CDS encoding 6-phospho-beta-glucosidase: MRLVVLGGGGFRVPLVHSSLLDDPDRLVDELVLHDVDPVRLKGISAVLDRQAADRAWRPQLRVTTSLEDAVRGADVVFSAIRVGGLRGRTLDERVALGEGLLGQETVGVGGICYALRTIPVAVEIASTVDRLAPDAWLINFTNPAGMVTEAMSAVLGDRVVGICDSPVGLCRRVARALDVPFDRAGFDYVGLNHLGWLRAVRVNGHDRLPALFDDPVALTSFEEGKLFGASWLRTLRAIPNEYLHYYYFARETLAEVASAESTRGEFLLSQQDQFYSQVLSAPDALALWEAVRLERESTYMAEGRAVADVGERDACDMDGGGYEQVALRLMASIGGNQRESLILNVRNRGAVPGLPADAVVEVPCVVDGNGPRPIATDPLPEHAIGLMRHVKSCERAAITAAVDRDRDQALLALGSHPLVDSVAAAERTLDAYIAAFPALADLKP; the protein is encoded by the coding sequence ATGAGACTGGTCGTGCTGGGCGGGGGCGGGTTCCGGGTCCCACTGGTGCATTCGAGCCTGCTGGACGATCCGGACCGGCTGGTCGACGAACTGGTGCTCCATGACGTGGACCCCGTGCGGCTCAAGGGGATCTCGGCCGTGCTCGACCGCCAGGCGGCCGATCGCGCGTGGCGGCCCCAGCTGCGGGTGACGACCTCGCTGGAAGACGCGGTGCGCGGGGCGGACGTGGTGTTCTCCGCGATCCGGGTCGGCGGGCTGCGCGGGCGCACCCTGGACGAGCGCGTGGCGCTCGGCGAGGGCCTGCTCGGCCAGGAGACCGTCGGCGTCGGCGGGATCTGCTACGCGCTGCGGACGATCCCGGTCGCCGTGGAGATCGCGTCCACAGTGGACAGACTGGCCCCGGACGCGTGGCTGATCAACTTCACCAATCCTGCCGGCATGGTCACCGAGGCCATGTCGGCCGTGCTCGGCGACCGCGTCGTGGGCATCTGCGACTCCCCCGTCGGCCTGTGCCGCCGGGTGGCTCGCGCGCTGGACGTTCCTTTCGACCGCGCGGGCTTCGACTACGTCGGGCTGAACCACCTGGGGTGGCTGCGTGCCGTGCGGGTCAACGGCCACGACCGGCTGCCGGCGTTGTTCGACGATCCGGTCGCGCTGACGTCCTTCGAGGAGGGCAAGCTCTTCGGCGCTTCGTGGCTGCGGACGCTGCGCGCGATCCCCAACGAGTACCTGCACTACTACTACTTCGCACGCGAGACCCTGGCCGAAGTCGCTTCCGCGGAGTCGACTCGCGGCGAGTTCCTTCTCTCCCAGCAGGACCAGTTCTACTCGCAGGTGTTGTCCGCGCCCGACGCCCTCGCGTTGTGGGAGGCCGTCCGCCTGGAGCGCGAGAGCACGTACATGGCCGAGGGGCGCGCCGTAGCCGACGTCGGTGAGCGCGACGCGTGCGACATGGACGGCGGCGGCTACGAGCAGGTCGCGCTCCGGTTGATGGCTTCGATCGGCGGCAACCAGCGCGAGTCGCTGATCCTCAACGTGCGCAACCGCGGCGCTGTCCCCGGGCTCCCCGCCGATGCCGTCGTCGAGGTGCCGTGCGTCGTCGACGGCAACGGCCCCCGCCCCATCGCCACCGACCCGCTGCCCGAGCACGCCATCGGCCTGATGCGCCACGTCAAGTCCTGCGAGCGCGCCGCCATCACCGCCGCCGTGGACCGCGACCGCGACCAGGCACTGCTCGCCCTCGGCTCCCACCCGCTGGTCGACTCCGTGGCCGCGGCCGAGCGCACCCTCGACGCCTACATCGCCGCCTTCCCCGCCCTCGCCGACCTCAAGCCCTGA